Proteins co-encoded in one Solea senegalensis isolate Sse05_10M linkage group LG8, IFAPA_SoseM_1, whole genome shotgun sequence genomic window:
- the LOC122773785 gene encoding T-box transcription factor TBX1-A, producing MDGAHMSQSCKLSLPCCVSGGSLLNPKTPQIGGVRVQLEMHALWQQFDQLCTEMIVTKAGRRMFPTFQVRISGMDPTAEYVLLMDFIPADDKRYRYAFHSSSWLVAGRADVAAPSRMHFHPDSPARGSQWMKQTVSFDTLKLTNNLLDENGHMILNSMHRYQPRFHVVYVDPAPNSHLNAYRNFASFSFPETCFMAVTAYQNHRITQLKIANNPFAKGFRTTDPKDWVAISRPLAGGCPPEGSTEPLTTKHRSWSSKTSTMQEETTTFSLEQFEQFH from the exons ATGGATG GTGCTCACATGTCTCAGAGCTGCAAACTGTCTCTGCCCTGCTGTGTCAGTGGGGGGTCGCTGCTGAACCCCAAGACCCCACAGATAGGTGGGGTCAGAGTTCAGCTCGAGATGCATGCACTCTGGCAGCAGTTTGACCAGCTGTGCACCGAGATGATTGTTACCAAAGCTGGAAG aaGAATGTTTCCAACATTCCAAGTGAGAATCTCTGGGATGGATCCGACTGCGGAATATGTTTTACTCATGGACTTCATCCCTGCTGACGACAAAAGATACAG atatgCGTTCCACAGCTCCTCCTGGTTGGTGGCAGGGCGAGCAGATGTCGCCGCTCCGAGCAGGATGCATTTCCATCCCGACTCACCTGCGCGTGGATCTCAGTGGATGAAGCAGACCGTCTCCTTTGATACTTTAAAACTCACCAACAACTTGCTGGATGAAAATGGACAC atGATATTAAATTCCATGCATCGGTACCAGCCACGCTTCCACGTGGTGTATGTGGATCCAGCACCTAACAGCCACTTAAACGCTTACAGAAACTTCGCCTCGTTCTCGTTTCCAGAGACGTGTTTCATGGCCGTCACCGCCTACCAGAACCACCGG ATTACCCAGCTAAAGATTGCTAACAACCCATTTGCTAAAGGCTTCCGCACCACAGACCCCAAGGACTG GGTGGCTATTTCCAGGCCGCTTGCAGGGGGgtgtccaccagagggcagtaCAGAGCCTCTGACCACCAAACACAGGAGCTGGAGTTCAAAGACTTCAACCA
- the LOC122773890 gene encoding apolipoprotein A-I-like, with amino-acid sequence MAEGMRSTSTETVQHSNTPPPPPTHTHRHYKKPALAAVIQSCHQLHQTSTMKFVALALTLLLAVGSQAATLQADVPNTLQHVRSALDIYLKQVKESADKAVGQLDDAEYKELKVALHQRLDDMVNQIESLRGAVSPVTDSVVTTIAEATAELRTSIATDIETLKTDIEANRAKLDEVVRKHIDEYHELFKPVIEEYKDKHAGEMEALKLKIDPLMKTLREKIAVNVEETKKTLEPMVESVTAKLTERLESLRELVEPYVEEYKEQVKTAYTQAQSVNAEQLQSLRDRIQPLTDSIKINLQGIFGILTESFATKE; translated from the exons ATGGCTGAGGGGATGAGGTCCACCTCCACGGAGACAGTCCAACACTCCAACacacccccgcccccccccacacacacacacaggcactaTAAGAAGCCTGCTCTTGCTGCAGTTATTCAGTCTTGTCACCAGCTCCACCAG ACCTCCACCATGAAATTCGTGGCTCTAGCCCTCACCCTCCTGCTGGCCGTCG GCTCTCAGGCTGCCACTCTGCAGGCTGACGTTCCGAACACTCTGCAGCATGTTCGCTCTGCTCTCGATATCTACCTGAAACAGGTGAAAGAGAGTGCAGACAAGGCCGTGGGCCAGCTCGATGACGCTGAGTACAAGGAGCTCAA GGTCGCCCTGCATCAGCGCCTGGATGATATGGTCAATCAGATCGAGTCTCTGCGCGGTGCCGTCTCCCCCGTCACAGACAGCGTCGTCACCACCATCGCCGAAGCTACCGCTGAACTCCGTACATCTATCGCGACTGATATTGAAACGCTGAAGACTGACATTGAGGCTAATCGTGCCAAACTGGACGAAGTTGTCAGAAAACACATTGACGAGTACCACGAGCTCTTCAAGCCCGTCATCGAAGAGTACAAGGACAAGCACGCAGGTGAGATGGAAGCCTTGAAGTTAAAGATCGACCCCCTGATGAAGACCCTCCGCGAAAAGATTGCTGTCAACGTGGAGGAGACCAAGAAGACCCTGGAGCCCATGGTGGAGTCTGTGACTGCGAAGCTCACAGAGCGTCTGGAGAGTCTGAGGGAGCTGGTCGAGCCCTATGTGGAAGAATACAAAGAGCAGGTGAAAACGGCCTATACACAGGCGCAGTCCGTCAACGCTGAACAGCTCCAGAGTCTGAGGGACAGGATTCAACCTTTAACTGACAGTATCAAAATCAACCTCCAGGGAATCTTTGGCATCTTGACAGAGAGCTTCGCCACCAAGGAATAA
- the bace1 gene encoding beta-secretase 1, whose translation MDASLRSFLCLTLCWLGSGHSAPDASGLPRAIRLPLRQDSRSLSPDAAATAAAVAAAAVGTRAARQRRGAAASGISFVEMVDNLRGKSGQGYYVEMSVGSPPQRLNILVDTGSSNFAVGAAAHPFLRRYYHRSLSSSYRDLGRSVYVPYTQGRWEGELGTDLVSVPHGPNATLRANIAAITQSDRFFINGSNWEGILGLAYADIARPDETLEPFFDSLVRQTPVHNLFSLQLCGAGFTHNDSLGSATVGGSMIIGGVDSSLFVGELWFTPIRREWYYEVIIVRIEVNGQDLKMDCKEYNYDKSIVDSGTTNLRLPRKVFQAAVKAIEAASSTEQFPSGFWLGEQLVCWQAGTTPWHIFPVISLYLMSENHNQSFRISILPQQYLRPVEDVASAQEDCYKFAVSQSSTGTVMGAVIMEGFYVVFDRENKRIGFAVSTCHVHDEFRTASVEGPFHDVDLEDCGYNIPQTDESTLMTIAYIMAGICALFMAPLCLMVCQWRFVRCLHPHRDFADDISLLK comes from the exons ATGGACGCGTCGCTGCGCTCTTTCCTCTGCTTGACTTTGTGTTGGCTCGGCAGCGGTCACTCAGCGCCGGACGCCTCGGGCCTGCCTCGAGCTATCCGCCTGCCACTGCGGCAAGATTCACGGTCGCTGTCACCTGACGCGGCAGCGACTGCCGCTGCCGTTGCCGCTGCCGCGGTGGGCACGAGAGCTGCGCGGCAGCGGAGAGGAGCGGCGGCGAGCGGGATCAGCTTTGTGGAAATGGTTGATAATCTGCGTGGGAAATCCGGACAAGGATACTATGTGGAGATGTCCGTGGGCTCACCTCCACAGAGG CTGAACATCCTGGTGGACACAGGAAGCAGTAACTTTGCTGTTGGAGCAGCCGCTCATCCCTTCCTGCGCAGATACTACCATCGTTCACT GTCCAGTTCATATCGGGACCTGGGCAGGAGCGTCTACGTTCCTTACACACAGGGTCGCTGGGAAGGGGAGCTGGGCACCGACCTCGTCTCTGTCCCACACGGACCCAACGCCACCCTTCgggccaacattgctgcaattACCCAATCAGATCGCTTCTTCATCAATGGATCCAACTGGGAAGGAATCCTGGGACTGGCCTATGCTGATATAGCCCGG CCGGACGAGACACTGGAGCCTTTCTTTGATTCTCTGGTTCGTCAGACTCCTGTCCACaacctcttctctcttcagCTGTGTGGAGCCGGCTTCACCCACAACGACTCCCTGGGCAGTGCTACTGTCGGTGGCAGCATg ATCATTGGAGGAGTGGACAGCTCACTGTTCGTTGGAGAGCTCTGGTTCACTCCCATCCGTAGAGAGTGGTACTATGAGGTCATCATCGTACGCATTGAGGTTAACGGACAGGACCTCAAGATGGATTGTAAAGAG TACAACTATGATAAGAGTATCGTGGACAGTGGCACCACCAACCTTCGGCTGCCGAGGAAAGTCTTCCAGGCCGCAGTCAAGGCCATCGAGGCAGCCTCTTCG aCAGAGCAGTTTCCCTCGGGGTTTTGGCTGGGGGAGCAGCTGGTGTGCTGGCAGGCCGGCACCACGCCCTGGCACATCTTCCCAGTGATCTCCCTCTATCTGATGAGTGAAAACCACAACCAGTCCTTCAGAATCTCCATTCTAccccag CAATATCTGCGGCCCGTAGAGGACGTGGCTTCAGCTCAGGAGGACTGTTATAAATTCGCCGTGTCTCAGTCCAGCACCGGCACAGTGATGGGGGCTGTGATCATGGAAGGCTTCTACGTGGTCTTTGACCGCGAGAATAAGCGCATCGGCTTCGCTGTGAGCACCTGTCATG TACACGACGAGTTTCGGACGGCCTCCGTCGAGGGACCGTTCCACGATGTCGACCTGGAGGACTGTGGCTACAACATCCCCCAGACGGACGAGTCCACGCTCATGACCATCGCCTACATCATGGCGGGAATCTGCGCTCTGTTCATGGCGCCGCTGTGTCTCATGGTGTGTCAGTGGCGCTTCGTCCGCTGCCTCCACCCGCACAGAGACTTTGCTGATGACATATCACTCTTGAAGTGA